A window from Pichia kudriavzevii chromosome 5, complete sequence encodes these proteins:
- a CDS encoding uncharacterized protein (PKUD0E04230; similar to Saccharomyces cerevisiae YDR176W (NGG1); ancestral locus Anc_8.374) — MNLSMNLGMKFNLDFNTLNAALTSCQLTMPPTRRRRTQASSPPPPLQPSSSAKPAPSPPQVSASGRPRVKGRPPLKQTAPSSLPPIPLAPSNVKRENGLPASLPQIPKKQQHLQQQQLQQSAPLPQPPDRKSFWDILKTGDDVSKMKDPLNELFGLILDELRSRNVEESVISNIGKIKVKEEVEEEKAIVKEREEGNEDDDENIRPRKKIKLKLETEPEFEPDNAEESEIPSVYRPENPSALQDIDMGKLMKDADQLGLYDDEKARLKYKDEEEFLKCKFAVASFPKNDLQDMLPGVIPMTDFSGPKPTQQVAWNSWLSYIEPFFRNFNDEDLKFLKSEFIAPLYLSKYLNIPPSERKSDTLLNPNYIPPLGPKYSEVWSLENEGKNVKVSRLSQSLSNKLKKLNAGKGNSENLPSSIEEPDKVSCGPLTSRIISGLVDDDDNDFGELSHEMNEEETINFEKLESRLNLELKYIGIFMNVIQTLNDDSWEQDWSLHQEDDEICFQLRKLQNDLHDVEKKNNFRKSKIIPIIEEHIAWQEYISIVDDLDKQVEQYYRRRINVLPRKHKKKNHNHDEKDEQVNIVSNASFKGLLDKRSRWIEKIGSLFKSNLEMRRMPSESIFKENEGEPNEEENEDSEEENDEEEEEAENDDDEEQEEENDNGG; from the coding sequence ATGAATTTGAGCATGAATTTGGGCATGAAGTTCAACCTGGACTTCAACACTCTAAACGCAGCTCTGACTTCCTGCCAGCTGACAATGCCACCGACTCGTCGTAGACGCACACAAGCGTCATCGCCACCACCGCCCCTTCAACCATCCTCTTCAGCCAAACCAGCACCATCACCACCACAGGTGTCGGCGTCAGGACGTCCGCGTGTGAAAGGTAGGCCTCCATTAAAACAAACAGCACCGTCTTCTCTTCCTCCTATACCCTTAGCACCATCAAACGTTAAACGTGAAAATGGGTTGCCTGCTTCTCTACCTCAAATTCccaagaaacaacaacatttgcaacagcagcagctACAGCAGTCGGCACCACTACCACAGCCTCCAGATAGAAAATCGTTTTGggatattttgaaaacaggAGATGACgtttcaaaaatgaaggATCCATTGAATGAACTTTTTGGTTTAATCCTGGATGAGTTGCGTAGTCgaaatgttgaagaatcGGTCATATCTAACATTGGGAAGATCAAAGTGAAGGAGGAGGtcgaagaagaaaaggcCATTgtgaaagaaagagaagaaggaaacgaagatgacgatgaaaaTATCCGGCCCCGTAAGAAAATCAAGCTGAAACTCGAAACCGAACCAGAATTCGAACCAGACAATGCTGAAGAAAGTGAAATACCTTCTGTTTACAGGCCTGAAAATCCATCTGCTTTACAAGATATAGACATGGGTAAACTCATGAAAGATGCTGATCAGCTTGGCTTGtacgatgatgaaaaagcACGTCTTAAATACAAAGACGAGGaggaatttttgaaatgcAAATTTGCCGTTGCATCATTCCCAAAGAATGATTTGCAAGATATGCTACCTGGTGTCATCCCCATGACAGATTTCAGTGGGCCTAAACCGACCCAACAAGTTGCATGGAATTCATGGCTCTCTTACATTGAGCCATTTTTTCGGAAttttaatgatgaagacctgaaatttttgaagagTGAGTTTATTGCACCACTATACTTGTCAAAATACTTAAATATCCCACCAAGTGAGAGGAAAAGTGATACTTTGTTGAATCCAAATTATATACCACCATTAGGACCCAAATACTCAGAGGTGTGGAGTTTAGAGAATGAGGGCAAAAATGTAAAAGTATCAAGGTTATCTCAGTCATTAAGTAataagttgaaaaaattaaatgCTGGTAAGGGGAATTCCGAGAATCTCCCTTCATCGATTGAGGAACCAGATAAAGTATCATGTGGACCTTTGACTAGTAGGATTATAAGTGGCTtagttgatgatgacgataATGACTTTGGGGAGTTATCTCATGAGAtgaatgaagaagaaaccaTCAACTTTGAGAAGTTGGAGAGTAGACTAAATTTAGAGTTGAAATACATTGGTATTTTCATGAATGTCATTCAAACATTAAATGATGATAGCTGGGAACAAGATTGGTCTTTGCAccaagaagatgatgaaatttgttttcaacTGAGAAAGTTACAAAATGATTTGCATGATgtggagaagaaaaacaatttcCGCAAATCGAAGATTATCCCTATTATCGAGGAACACATTGCTTGGCAAGAGTATATATCAATTGTTGACGATTTAGACAAGCAAGTCGAACAGTATTAtagaagaagaatcaaTGTATTACCTAGGAAacacaaaaagaaaaatcataATCACGATGAAAAGGACGAACAAGTTAACATTGTGAGCAATGCATCTTTTAAGGGACTATTGGACAAGAGGAGTCGATGGATTGAGAAAATAGGCTCCCTGTTCAAAAGCAACCTTGAAATGAGAAGGATGCCATCAGAGAGTATATTTAAGGAGAATGAAGGGGAGCCGAACGAAGAGGAGAATGAAGATTCTGAAGAGGAGAACGAcgaagaggaagaggaagcagaaaatgacgatgacgaagaacaggaagaagaaaatgacaATGGCGGATGA
- a CDS encoding uncharacterized protein (PKUD0E04220; similar to Saccharomyces cerevisiae YDR178W (SDH4) and YLR164W (SHH4); ancestral locus Anc_8.377), with product MLSASRVGLGVSRHTFIRQSPVLVASRGFFKTIPQPPGNIVGTVNDAYVPPPPNKMHGSLHWTFERVVTIGMAPLIVAPLVTGHSPLDGAMAGLLLYHCYAGFQSCIIDYIPKRVYGGMHTAAMALLTFGTFVAGYGIYKIETEEKDGVYGLLKKLWKA from the coding sequence ATGCTTTCTGCGTCCAGAGTCGGTCTTGGTGTCTCCAGACACACATTTATTCGTCAGAGCCCTGTTTTAGTTGCATCCAGAGGCTTCTTCAAGACAATTCCACAACCTCCAGGAAACATTGTTGGTACAGTTAACGACGCATATGttccaccaccaccaaatAAGATGCACGGTTCACTCCACTGGACTTTTGAAAGAGTCGTCACTATTGGTATGGCACCATTGATTGTAGCACCTTTGGTCACTGGCCATTCTCCATTGGACGGTGCAATGGCTGGTCTCTTGCTTTACCATTGTTATGCCGGTTTCCAATCTTGTATCATTGACTATATTCCAAAGAGAGTCTATGGCGGCATGCATACTGCAGCAATGGCTCTGTTGACATTTGGTACCTTTGTTGCTGGTTATGGTATCTACAAGATTGAGACCGAGGAAAAGGACGGAGTTTATGGTCTCCTAAAGAAGTTATGGAAGGCATAA
- a CDS encoding uncharacterized protein (PKUD0E04240; similar to Saccharomyces cerevisiae YDR175C (RSM24); ancestral locus Anc_8.373): MFRAVKRFYSSQASSIDAQLARLSKESKISLTSQELIDRPQLWKGLPPSTVVELYRARVISQGKNYKRSEDELKAILSCASNPLEAQTLYGIYNSTEGDIYKADSETDYENYIVEGEYMEDPLEPYGFDEYPTSAQDIVRDFRDLLEFNRKAAYELPQLAKFRKAYKPSENTPVTYKYTRFIGESHPGERKVVLSLKLKDLNLSPLAEHKFKLLSGPRYNHKTDVFLISSDNYLEPAQNASFLSTVLNDLVNEANNNPEEFAELPLDKRHTNSIYKKKQTRGKRTIPFPKEWEQKQSPDDIKVSIKN; the protein is encoded by the coding sequence ATGTTCCGTGCGGTAAAGCGTTTCTACTCGTCCCAAGCATCTAGTATAGACGCCCAGCTGGCTCGTTTGAGTAAAGAGTCTAAGATCTCACTTACCTCCCAGGAGTTGATAGATAGACCTCAATTGTGGAAAGGCCTGCCACCATCAACGGTTGTTGAACTCTACAGGGCCAGAGTCATCTCACAGGGGAAAAATTACAAGCGCTCGGAGGATGAGTTGAAGGCTATTCTATCCTGTGCTAGTAATCCGTTAGAGGCACAAACTCTCTATGGTATCTACAACTCCACCGAGGGAGACATCTATAAGGCAGATTCGGAAACTGATTACGAGAACTACATTGTCGAAGGTGAATATATGGAAGACCCTCTTGAGCCGTACGGATTCGATGAATATCCTACATCTGCACAAGATATTGTTCGTGATTTCAGAGATTTGTTAGAATTCAATAGAAAGGCGGCTTATGAATTGCCACAGTTGGCCAAGTTCAGGAAGGCATACAAACCTAGTGAAAACACTCCAGTGACCTATAAATATACCAGATTTATTGGGGAATCTCATCCGGGTGAACGTAAGGTTGTGTTATCTTTGAAACtgaaagatttgaatttatctCCTCTAGCTGAACATAAATTCAAACTATTATCTGGCCCAAGGTACAACCACAAAACCGATgtctttttgatttctaGTGATAACTACTTGGAGCCAGCGCAGAATGCATCGTTCTTATCCACTGTTCTCAATGATTTGGTCAATGAAGCAAACAATAACCCAGAAGAATTTGCAGAATTGCCACTAGATAAAAGACACACTAATTCAATCtacaaaaagaagcaaacCAGAGGCAAGCGTACCATTCCATTCCCTAAAGAGTGGgaacaaaaacaatcaCCAGATGATATCAAGgtatcaatcaaaaactaA
- a CDS encoding uncharacterized protein (PKUD0E04260; similar to Saccharomyces cerevisiae YDR174W (HMO1); ancestral locus Anc_8.372), protein MADELKTVKDSLVASLFALSKAANEVSKNIIDLNNLVDTSVSSSSSSSATSSLSNSRRLKKKNDIEAYDVVEDVPHDELLAPHVIEKKVRKRKAIKDPNAPKKPLTSYILFFNSLRSQVAEKNTGMSQTEIAKLISQQWKEMPDEEKAYWRGLYEKEKVRYDSEMSKYNASKLPDLTDIDHGNIDIDDIIIPELDMDNHGGLDQDEPKKKKSKKSKKVKKDE, encoded by the coding sequence ATGGCCGACGAACTCAAGACCGTTAAGGATTCCCTAGTGGCGTCTTTATTTGCCCTATCTAAGGCTGCCAATGAGGTCTCTAAGAATATCATTGACCTCAACAACTTGGTTGACACTTCTgtctcttcctcctcctcctcttctgcCACCTCGTCTCTTTCCAACTCTCGTAGactgaagaagaagaatgaTATCGAGGCATATGACGTTGTCGAAGATGTCCCTCATGACGAGTTGTTGGCCCCTCACgttattgagaaaaaagtgCGTAAAAGGAAAGCCATTAAAGATCCAAATGCTCCAAAGAAACCATTGACTTCATacattttgttcttcaactctttaCGTTCTCAAGTTGCTGAGAAAAATACAGGCATGTCCCAAACGGAAATTGCAAAGTTAATCTCGCAACAATGGAAGGAAATGCCAGATGAGGAAAAAGCTTATTGGAGAGGCCTCtatgaaaaggaaaaagtcCGTTATGATTCAGAAATGTCTAAATACAATGCCTCCAAATTGCCCGATTTGACCGACATTGACCATGGTAACATCGACATTGATGATATCATCATTCCTGAGTTGGACATGGATAACCATGGAGGTTTAGATCAAGACGAAccgaaaaagaaaaagtcgaaaaaatcaaagaaagttAAAAAAGACGAGTAG
- a CDS encoding uncharacterized protein (PKUD0E04270; similar to Saccharomyces cerevisiae YLR246W (ERF2); ancestral locus Anc_8.389) gives MWRMHALATRHALAGTCALALAPLVGFLVGIAHTYWEISRSIPIITLYLWSLTFYSLIKSAIPCRGIPRDIHIIDIKDSKEIPLVYNTCNFSKYCHTCNVWRPHRAAHCSKCNCCFPQCDHHCPWLNNCIHYQNYRYFITFLLMGNSTMLLLMVLSFLKIHLDGIHSSKWALANGILISLTWPYMALLLGFHIWLGEKGITTREFFAKSPKRSWCLTDADHGLQNISMQWFHGN, from the coding sequence ATGTGGCGCATGCACGCCCTCGCCACGCGCCACGCCCTCGCCGGCACGTGCGCCCTCGCTCTTGCGCCACTCGTCGGTTTCTTAGTTGGAATAGCACATACCTATTGGGAGATTTCAAGGTCGATTCCAATAATTACCTTGTATTTATGGTCTCTAACATTCTATTCTCTCATCAAATCGGCAATACCATGTAGAGGAATTCCAAGGGATATCCATATTATAGACATTAAAGATTCAAAGGAAATTCCCCTTGTTTACAATACATgcaatttctccaaatatTGCCACACATGCAACGTGTGGCGTCCACACCGCGCCGCACACTGTTCTAAATGCAATTGCTGTTTCCCACAATGTGATCATCATTGCCCCTGGTTGAATAATTGTATCCATTACCAAAACTATAGGTACTTTATTACCTTCTTACTGATGGGGAATTCTACaatgttgttattgatgGTACTGTCATTTCTCAAGATCCACCTTGACGGAATCCACTCCTCTAAATGGGCCCTCGCTAATGGAATCCTCATATCTCTTACTTGGCCCTATATGGCGCTACTATTGGGATTCCATATATGGTTGGGGGAGAAGGGTATTACAACGAGAGAATTCTTTGCCAAATCCCCAAAGAGAAGTTGGTGTCTCACAGATGCGGATCATGGTCTGCAAAATATCTCAATGCAGTGGTTCCATGGGAACTAG
- a CDS encoding uncharacterized protein (PKUD0E04210; Pfam Domains: GDA1_CD39(2.4e-49)), translating to MDKGMGVDMDAFKNYIVVVDVGSKGTRAHVYAWSSIREKLLETSGGGGDVKVKLSFPTLEYVKNASKKVKPGIHEYVAENGVDEDDIRRYLDHLLGKTLQNVPREQHYRTPIFFHSTAGIRTLNLEAQNDLMEEICSYLKEYTDFFIPDCKSHINVLPGEIEGLYSWITLNYLLRGNDDDSVESGDKSSFGMLQLGGGSTQICYEDNKDYTLDLVLDDTYNLYSTSFLGFGLKQLHEQYLETLVISNTDVDPCLPRGEELRTTISGEKYLIKGSGDFNQCRDKIYNQIIKNIENCSEYLSNADPNTFQISSCILDSKLDLDQFIAISGFSDTIKKLADWSDISLDETNNGMVYNSQRLLQSTIDLCNSPIQNVENDEINLCFNSVYVFSLLHSGFGLGLDESITINDEFKNFKFTWTYGRALLYAYDDAKREYDEFYDIIDDTKQIGYKYKLSPTKFIKGSEQSGIEPRPSFEMQSSYPTFTSPPTSPSTGSSNEEFDDLEENVSVPSHSKYGLIFTIILVIMFCLLPLTRNFIAQLLRKLKIKLLGFKSLNASRKSTMNNQQDLEMFSLDNDLENNEIDEFNVSDQEDWDNDSDGIERAL from the coding sequence aTGGACAAGGGGATGGGTGTGGACATGGACGCTTTCAAGAACTACATCGTTGTTGTCGACGTTGGGTCGAAAGGGACGCGGGCACACGTATATGCCTGGTCATCGATTAGGGAGAAACTCCTAGAGACGAGCGGTGGAGGTGGTGATGTCAAGGTTAAACTGTCGTTTCCCACTCTGGAGTATGTGAAAAATGCTTCCAAGAAAGTCAAGCCGGGGATACACGAGTATGTGGCGGAGAACGGCGTTGATGAAGACGACATTCGACGGTATTTGGACCATTTGTTGGGGAAGACGTTGCAGAATGTCCCTCGGGAACAACACTATAGAACTCCAATATTCTTCCATTCAACAGCCGGTATACGCACGTTGAATTTAGAGGCTCAGAATGACTTGATGGAGGAGATTTGCTCTTATTTGAAGGAGTACactgatttcttcattccGGATTGTAAGTCCCATATTAATGTACTACCGGGGGAAATTGAAGGCCTATACAGTTGGATCACGCTCAATTATCTACTGAGAGGAAACGACGATGATAGTGTTGAGAGTGGTGATAAAAGCTCGTTTGGTATGTTACAATTAGGGGGTGGCTCCACTCAAATCTGTTATGAGGATAATAAAGATTACACCCTTGATTTAGTCCTGGACGATACGTACAATTTGTATTCAACTTCATTTCTAGGATTTGGACTAAAACAGCTTCACGAACAGTACTTGGAAACTCTAGTTATATCAAACACAGATGTGGATCCGTGCTTACCCAGGGGTGAGGAATTGAGGACAACAATTAGTggagaaaaatatttaatCAAGGGTTCAGGCGATTTCAACCAGTGCAGAGATAAAATATAcaaccaaatcatcaaaaatattgagaaTTGCTCAGAATATTTATCAAACGCAGATCCAAACACCTTCCAGATTTCCAGTTGTATATTAGattcaaaacttgattTAGATCAATTCATTGCAATTTCAGGATTCTCAGACACGATTAAAAAATTGGCTGACTGGTCAGACATTTCTTTAGATGAAACAAACAATGGAATGGTTTATAATTCCCAGAGATTACTGCAATCTACAATTGATCTATGTAATTCGCCCATCCAAAATGTGGAAAATGACGAAATCAACCTTTGTTTTAACTCAGTCTATGTATTTTCCTTATTACATTCTGGATTTGGTCTAGGGTTAGATGAATCGATAACAATCAACGATGAGTTCAAGAACTTCAAATTTACCTGGACTTATGGGAGGGCTTTACTATACGCATACGATGATGCCAAACGAGAATACGACGAATTCTatgatattattgatgatacaaaacaaattgGTTATAAATACAAACTCTCACCAACAAAGTTCATCAAAGGTTCCGAGCAGTCTGGCATTGAGCCCAGACCTAGCTTTGAGATGCAATCATCTTACCCAACTTTTACATCTCCCCCAACCTCGCCATCAACTGGTAGCTCGaatgaagagtttgatgatttaGAGGAAAACGTCAGTGTACCAAGTCATTCTAAGTATGGTTTAATTTTCACAATAATATTGGTTATCATGTTTTGTCTACTTCCACTAACCAGGAATTTCATTGCCCAATTGTTACGgaaactgaaaataaaactaCTGGGTTTTAAATCATTGAATGCTTCGAGgaaatcaacaatgaaTAACCAGCAAGATTTAGAGATGTTCAGTTTGGACAACGATTTAGAAAACAACGAGATTGACGAATTCAATGTATCGGATCAAGAAGATTGGGATAACGATAGTGACGGTATCGAACGTGCACTATAG
- a CDS encoding uncharacterized protein (PKUD0E04200; similar to Saccharomyces cerevisiae YBL086C; ancestral locus Anc_7.414) yields the protein MDKLFKDNASGRKLSFGVELEVKELVNVPLFDNTECFMVCTVTNEKLKYNYKHKNIHSSSYTSNPVLVKGHRVKFGQNGEYKNQFNIHAYSSKDSILADKWLSISFLTRIEGNDRTDLLGSTWVNLSEYVNERDEKIFRKLLDQSKTNTIVNMSLILRHLSNDGDKTYRAKSQLPTPIPTAARKPHLNTSIIESLCESQANDHPPSPRSPTMSFSKSHRLSVPPPKPVSPSKNDLSTSGSLLNGVLNHQHSMALSSPRELSKPYDNNLQQIMNEACESAIEGSTLLDELMNKIYRFTWEAKTTSYEEYTPAECVIDIVERNGSGWRKNEEGLNYIDVINNEFKESNQKQQKMMAGDYEDLNFTSDDDDDDDDNDNGGDSDLKKGVLGRASDSLDSYDQFYSYYKDSAKRKNRTIRFKPLTEAEVREDLRSWHISVKDC from the coding sequence ATGGATAAATTGTTCAAAGATAACGCATCTGGGAGAAAGCTCTCCTTTGGGGTCGAGTTGGAAGTGAAGGAACTGGTCAATGTCCCCTTGTTCGACAACACGGAGTGTTTCATGGTGTGCACAGTCACCAACGAGAAGTTGAAGTATAACtacaaacacaaaaatattCATTCCAGCTCGTACACCTCCAACCCCGTTTTGGTGAAGGGCCACAGAGTCAAATTCGGGCAAAATGGGGAATATAAGAACCAATTCAACATCCATGCGTACAGCTCCAAGGATAGTATACTAGCCGACAAGTGGCTTTCAATATCGTTTCTGACCCGGATCGAAGGTAACGACCGTACCGACCTGTTGGGATCTACATGGGTCAATTTGAGTGAATACGTCAATGAACGTGATGAAAAGATCTTCAGAAAGTTGCTAGATCAATCAAAGACAAACACAATAGTCAACATGTCCTTGATTCTAAGACATTTGTCAAACGACGGCGACAAGACTTACCGGGCCAAGTCACAGCTGCCGACACCTATACCCACGGCCGCCAGAAAACCCCATCTTAACACGTCGATCATTGAGAGCCTATGTGAATCGCAAGCTAATGACCACCCTCCTTCTCCAAGATCTCCTACTATGTCGTTCTCCAAATCCCATCGCCTATCAGTCCCCCCACCAAAACCGGTATCCCCATCCAAAAATGACCTGTCCACTTCAGGGTCTTTACTGAATGGCGTATTGAATCACCAACACTCGATGGCGTTGTCAAGTCCTCGTGAGTTGAGTAAACCATATGACAACAACTTACAACAGATCATGAACGAAGCGTGTGAATCAGCTATTGAAGGTAGTACTTTATTGGATGAATTGATGAATAAAATCTATCGGTTTACATGGGAGGCAAAGACAACATCTTATGAGGAATATACGCCTGCTGAATGCGTCATTGATATAGTTGAAAGGAACGGAAGTGGTTGGAGAAAGAATGAAGAAGGCTTGAACTACATCGATGTTATCAATAACGAGTTTAAAGAGTCTAACCAGAAACAGCAGAAAATGATGGCTGGAGATTATGAAGATTTAAATTTCACAAGTGATGACGACGACGACGACGACGACAATGATAATGGTGGTGACAGTGACTTGAAAAAGGGAGTTCTAGGTAGAGCCAGCGACTCACTCGATTCTTACGACCAATTTTACAGTTATTATAAAGACTCGGCAAAACGTAAAAATAGGACCATAAGGTTCAAGCCACTGACGGAAGCAGAAGTCAGAGAAGATTTGCGGAGCTGGCATATTAGCGTCAAAGATTGTTAA
- a CDS encoding uncharacterized protein (PKUD0E04250) produces MMREMDGRDRLWEAINRENGDENTIRKDNIVMREALMRFLGATGRGEEKRVGVQRSQHYAVNVEDKYARDGCEIKDESEDDLEYNDDEDFDLEYVSKSNDIRRVPPEFVSYKGESHEESIGEVAARYNVSKSIIGPVLHTIRSIDKRWRSKRNDRVRKRVRNVVKPRERRRSEVARPKQGPEEPKDVFHTEGDTNRKGAGINTIGETLFKMMEDVEDEMFV; encoded by the coding sequence ATGATGAGAGAGATGGACGGGCGAGACAGGTTGTGGGAGGCCATCAATCGTGAAAATGGAGACGAAAATACAATACGGAAGGACAACATTGTGATGAGGGAGGCCTTGATGAGGTTCCTTGGGGCCACAGGACGAGGAGAGGAGAAGCGGGTGGGTGTGCAGCGTAGCCAACACTATGCTGTTAATGTTGAGGACAAGTATGCGAGAGATGGGTGTGAAATTAAGGACGAGAGTGAAGATGACCTAGAGTACAATGACGATGAGGACTTTGACTTAGAGTATGTGAGTAAAAGCAACGACATCCGACGTGTTCCCCCAGAGTTTGTCAGTTATAAAGGGGAGTCGCATGAAGAAAGTATTGGAGAGGTTGCTGCGAGGTACAATGTAAGCAAGAGTATTATTGGGCCAGTGCTCCATACGATAAGGTCGATTGATAAGCGATGGAGGAGTAAACGGAACGACCGAGTGAGGAAGCGTGTACGAAACGTCGTCAAGCCTAGGgagagaagaaggagtGAGGTGGCACGGCCAAAACAAGGACCGGAGGAACCGAAGGATGTCTTTCATACAGAGGGCGATACAAATAGAAAAGGTGCAGGTATCAATACAATTGGGGAGACACTATTCAAGATGATGGAGGATGTAGAGGATGAGATGTTTGTATAG